A window of Synechococcus sp. MEDNS5 contains these coding sequences:
- the hisH gene encoding imidazole glycerol phosphate synthase subunit HisH, with translation MGNLHSVSMCFGRLGQTLTPVRAPDDLEHCDALILPGVGAFDPAMEQLRNTGLIPHLREWGQHDRPLLGICLGLQLLFERSEEGDSQGLGLFKGSVSRLPSGQGERIPHMGWGKLEQRHLSPLLPAGEDTPWVYFVHSFAAHPDLERDRAADVSFGSGVATAMVWHGRVGACQFHPEKSGPAGAVLLQRWLMWLQAGAPLAA, from the coding sequence ATGGGAAACCTCCATTCCGTGAGCATGTGTTTCGGGCGGCTCGGCCAAACACTCACGCCCGTTCGTGCCCCAGACGACCTCGAGCACTGTGATGCGCTCATCCTTCCCGGTGTCGGAGCCTTCGATCCGGCCATGGAGCAACTGCGCAACACAGGCTTGATTCCTCACCTCAGGGAATGGGGTCAGCATGATCGACCGCTTCTGGGCATCTGCCTGGGCTTGCAACTTCTTTTCGAACGCAGCGAGGAAGGTGATTCCCAGGGTTTAGGCCTGTTCAAAGGCAGCGTGAGCCGCTTGCCAAGCGGTCAGGGTGAACGCATCCCCCACATGGGCTGGGGAAAATTAGAGCAACGCCATCTCAGCCCTCTCCTGCCCGCCGGAGAGGACACCCCCTGGGTGTACTTCGTGCATTCCTTCGCAGCCCATCCCGATCTGGAGCGGGATCGTGCTGCCGATGTCAGTTTCGGCAGCGGCGTCGCCACGGCCATGGTCTGGCACGGACGGGTCGGCGCCTGTCAGTTCCACCCTGAAAAATCAGGGCCCGCCGGCGCTGTGTTGCTGCAACGTTGGCTGATGTGGCTTCAGGCGGGGGCACCCTTGGCCGCGTGA
- a CDS encoding autotransporter outer membrane beta-barrel domain-containing protein — MRLTQLLNAIKHPILLAFLLLLGESCFGFVGAQAQAKPPGFPDGQTQPKPGPITSGTVTLWQLPDDAKAIIQTDSGDLYGIYYSAWSNPSNQLPGVSDSQWINKDNPYVPWKGNEDLAKELSSKYQLLKDDLLVKSCSIQDQSGSNNTCVDGVENLYLYGYWNGGGFAYGSGGDAAKRPTDTPNSKLINYYWNGEVYRTIASDPPYRIQAFYGCKVGAGQTISMGTRISTSDLGAGDQDCYGEDFVAPIFTGGELVAGESADNVLGQDFYVTYGTSNKFANAGGIINNNGKALAFNGSFSSLGAGSYGNLAFTGSGTTTLKDQVSLRGNLLLKEGVLNVDASNVISATPLIFEDGDNTLTVAKNSVMRVTGDDLVIGYGPRKPGDGNAVPINDLDSFGKGNHRASVIAFGDGKNILQIDQGGLLVASYVGMLPSEFSGKDGYSQRCKEGQPEVSCYRSIPQIEFGKGNDSIINKGVVVGPGDASTGNALDIKLGNGDDTVLNEGYLGCLTSGADAGGYNGFKGQNTCADASSEVNDVLPEDSDLSRNYTVNLKFEGGNDLLVNRGYVRGSVNMAGGDDTIVSSGGLRGPITLGKGSDELTLQADGEWIGSGVVDDWIALGSKRESDSGDVSDLNKVTLVGPAVVAYRNSLGFGSASCGTTKNPGGYGCRWENSAAGAGFSYIAITGSQGDDQIVVRGNGRSAKPAEIWGKVEFGPGNDSLSVESTGSLSAYGDLDFGSGDDRLVNYGAIALPSGSNVGSKLLQSGSILMGDGNDVVITNSNISGAGYIDGGSRSGDVDEVVFGSTGDVINEFKVNKIRNFERASQRSGSWDYDGDYAAAGIGTMTIEGGIMRLTDSGTSIFQDVVMTGGVIFADISDKDSAPLKARSFVYTPTEGKDPGQLVIQAGSTTDPEGTYLILDVPETSQSEMNELAANATLNYDGEVGEFSGLGDANGIQGTANFEVYLIEGSLNVQVDVKPASEIIDGLDDLDPSEPDLGLDQAEQDLVEIIQDGGAGSETVDEILDDVLENIDLPIISYGTLAKLIVSGLAPRNIDGAGRGIATYNNLLTDVVFERLPLRQFDPVVVQETVVEQEEVMEESAPPVRGLWSKSGELSDQQAQQALDQAIAQAEVTGETTIESLEASGFIEDTSLTAQYARRDGVRAWFRGFGGDDNDSYNDNFYNPYYVNAGGGVLGVDVSVTDNFQIGAFANYGNINLIQQNALAGGGSWNSDGWGGGVKADYWSDNFYIQGLFSATGFSGNQKREIIEITDQLGDDTASGDKSATSYGLAFRIGAPFEAGKFVLEPQFTTTWSFNNEHQFTESGAGQLNLTYKERSTTYVQTDLAMKFSYPINTGETSQLVPSLRVGWLGDWSGNLSDQTLGYRFTNKEATIKSANKDTNGVLVEGGLDYTIANVNSSSYKVYLRGGIEAWGGARGTDYRASGGFEWQF; from the coding sequence GTGCGCCTTACTCAACTTCTGAATGCAATCAAGCATCCCATTCTGCTTGCGTTTCTTCTTCTTCTTGGGGAAAGTTGTTTTGGATTTGTTGGTGCGCAAGCTCAGGCAAAGCCGCCAGGGTTTCCTGACGGTCAAACACAGCCCAAGCCTGGTCCAATCACCAGTGGCACTGTGACCTTATGGCAGCTGCCAGATGATGCCAAGGCGATTATTCAAACAGACAGCGGAGATCTTTACGGGATTTATTACAGTGCTTGGTCAAATCCCAGCAATCAATTGCCGGGTGTTTCGGACTCTCAGTGGATTAATAAAGACAATCCATATGTTCCTTGGAAGGGGAATGAGGATTTGGCTAAAGAGCTTTCCTCGAAGTACCAACTTCTTAAGGATGATCTCTTAGTTAAAAGTTGCAGTATCCAAGATCAATCGGGTTCTAATAACACCTGTGTAGACGGTGTCGAGAATCTCTATCTCTATGGCTATTGGAACGGAGGTGGTTTTGCCTATGGTTCTGGAGGGGATGCTGCGAAAAGACCTACAGACACTCCTAATTCAAAGCTTATCAATTATTACTGGAATGGAGAGGTTTATCGAACCATCGCCTCGGATCCACCCTATCGCATACAGGCATTTTATGGATGCAAGGTTGGTGCAGGGCAAACGATTAGCATGGGCACAAGAATTTCAACTTCCGATTTAGGTGCTGGTGATCAGGACTGTTACGGGGAAGATTTCGTTGCCCCTATATTTACGGGTGGAGAATTGGTAGCAGGTGAAAGTGCTGATAATGTTTTAGGTCAGGATTTTTATGTTACTTATGGAACAAGTAACAAGTTTGCTAATGCCGGTGGTATAATTAATAATAATGGAAAAGCTTTAGCATTTAATGGGTCGTTCTCGTCTTTGGGTGCTGGTTCCTATGGCAACCTAGCCTTTACAGGATCAGGTACTACAACCTTAAAAGACCAGGTTTCTTTAAGGGGAAATCTGCTCCTTAAGGAGGGAGTATTGAATGTAGATGCCTCAAATGTCATTTCGGCGACCCCTTTGATTTTCGAGGATGGAGATAACACACTAACGGTTGCAAAGAATTCAGTTATGCGTGTTACCGGTGATGATTTGGTGATTGGTTATGGGCCGCGTAAGCCAGGGGATGGTAATGCGGTTCCGATTAATGATCTTGATAGCTTTGGAAAGGGTAACCATCGTGCATCAGTGATTGCATTTGGAGATGGAAAGAATATCTTGCAGATTGATCAAGGTGGTTTGTTGGTGGCCAGTTATGTGGGTATGTTGCCCTCGGAATTCAGTGGCAAAGATGGATATTCTCAGCGTTGCAAGGAAGGCCAGCCAGAAGTCTCTTGCTATCGATCAATTCCTCAGATCGAGTTTGGTAAGGGGAATGATTCCATCATAAACAAGGGCGTTGTCGTCGGTCCGGGTGATGCTTCTACGGGAAACGCATTAGACATTAAGTTGGGGAATGGCGATGATACTGTTTTAAACGAAGGCTATTTGGGTTGTTTGACCAGTGGAGCTGATGCAGGTGGTTATAATGGATTTAAGGGTCAAAATACTTGTGCTGATGCTTCTAGTGAAGTGAATGATGTGTTGCCCGAAGATTCTGATCTTTCCCGAAACTACACTGTAAATCTTAAATTTGAGGGTGGGAATGATCTTTTGGTTAACCGAGGATATGTTCGTGGCTCGGTCAATATGGCAGGCGGTGATGACACTATTGTTTCTAGTGGCGGTCTGCGTGGTCCGATTACTTTGGGGAAAGGCAGTGATGAATTGACGCTGCAAGCTGATGGTGAATGGATTGGTTCGGGTGTTGTCGATGATTGGATTGCTCTTGGTTCGAAGAGGGAATCTGATTCTGGTGATGTAAGTGATTTAAATAAGGTGACTCTTGTTGGCCCTGCTGTGGTGGCCTATCGTAATTCATTAGGTTTTGGTAGTGCATCATGTGGTACGACAAAGAATCCTGGTGGATACGGTTGCCGTTGGGAAAATAGTGCAGCTGGAGCTGGCTTTTCTTATATCGCGATCACTGGCAGTCAGGGTGATGATCAAATTGTCGTTCGTGGTAATGGGCGTTCAGCCAAGCCTGCTGAGATTTGGGGAAAAGTTGAGTTTGGGCCTGGTAACGACAGCTTGAGTGTTGAGTCGACGGGATCCTTGAGTGCTTATGGAGATCTCGACTTTGGTAGTGGTGATGATCGCCTTGTGAACTATGGTGCGATTGCGTTGCCTTCGGGCTCAAATGTGGGCTCCAAGCTGCTTCAAAGCGGAAGTATATTGATGGGTGATGGTAATGATGTGGTGATTACAAATTCCAATATTTCTGGTGCTGGCTACATTGATGGTGGCAGCAGATCGGGCGATGTTGATGAGGTTGTGTTTGGCTCTACAGGTGATGTGATTAATGAATTCAAGGTGAATAAAATTCGTAATTTTGAGCGGGCTAGTCAAAGGTCTGGCTCTTGGGATTATGACGGTGATTATGCTGCTGCAGGTATCGGAACGATGACAATCGAAGGCGGAATCATGCGGCTGACGGATTCCGGCACAAGTATTTTTCAAGATGTTGTGATGACTGGTGGTGTCATCTTTGCCGATATTTCAGATAAAGATAGTGCGCCTTTGAAGGCTCGCTCTTTTGTCTATACCCCAACTGAAGGTAAGGATCCTGGTCAGTTGGTCATCCAGGCAGGCTCGACAACAGATCCGGAAGGCACCTATCTCATTCTTGATGTGCCCGAGACCAGTCAATCGGAAATGAACGAGTTGGCTGCTAATGCAACTTTGAATTATGACGGAGAGGTTGGTGAATTTTCGGGCCTTGGTGATGCAAATGGAATTCAAGGAACTGCCAATTTTGAGGTCTACTTGATCGAAGGCAGTCTGAATGTTCAAGTTGATGTCAAGCCAGCTTCTGAAATTATTGACGGTTTGGATGATCTAGACCCAAGTGAACCTGACCTTGGCCTGGATCAAGCCGAGCAGGACTTGGTTGAAATTATTCAAGATGGAGGCGCTGGTTCGGAAACTGTGGATGAAATCTTAGACGATGTACTAGAAAACATTGATCTTCCTATCATCAGCTATGGCACCCTTGCCAAGTTAATTGTTTCAGGTTTAGCTCCACGCAATATTGACGGCGCTGGTCGTGGGATTGCGACCTACAACAACCTGCTGACGGATGTTGTGTTTGAACGCCTCCCCCTCCGTCAGTTTGACCCAGTGGTTGTTCAAGAGACCGTGGTGGAGCAGGAGGAGGTGATGGAAGAATCAGCACCTCCAGTGCGTGGTCTTTGGAGCAAGAGTGGTGAGCTGTCTGATCAGCAGGCGCAACAGGCTCTGGATCAAGCCATTGCCCAGGCAGAGGTCACTGGCGAAACCACGATTGAGTCATTGGAAGCCTCTGGTTTCATCGAAGACACCTCACTGACTGCTCAATATGCACGCCGTGACGGGGTGAGGGCTTGGTTCCGTGGCTTTGGTGGTGATGACAATGACAGCTACAACGACAACTTCTACAACCCCTATTACGTCAACGCTGGTGGCGGTGTGCTGGGCGTTGACGTCTCAGTCACTGACAACTTCCAGATTGGTGCCTTTGCCAACTACGGCAACATCAACCTGATTCAGCAGAACGCGCTGGCCGGTGGTGGTTCTTGGAACTCCGATGGTTGGGGTGGAGGCGTGAAGGCTGACTACTGGTCCGACAATTTCTATATCCAGGGTCTGTTCAGTGCCACTGGATTCAGTGGCAACCAGAAGCGGGAGATCATTGAAATCACAGATCAGTTGGGTGATGACACTGCTTCAGGTGACAAGAGTGCCACTAGCTATGGCTTGGCCTTCCGGATCGGTGCTCCCTTTGAGGCAGGCAAGTTCGTTCTCGAACCCCAGTTCACTACCACCTGGAGCTTCAACAACGAGCACCAGTTCACTGAGAGCGGTGCTGGTCAGCTGAACCTCACCTACAAGGAGCGCTCGACCACGTACGTGCAAACCGACCTGGCGATGAAGTTCTCCTATCCGATCAACACAGGTGAGACCTCTCAACTCGTGCCTTCACTGCGTGTGGGTTGGCTGGGTGACTGGAGCGGCAACCTCAGTGATCAAACCTTGGGGTATCGCTTCACCAACAAGGAGGCGACTATCAAGTCTGCCAATAAGGACACCAATGGAGTGTTGGTTGAAGGCGGTCTGGACTACACCATCGCCAACGTCAACAGCAGCTCCTACAAGGTGTATCTCCGTGGTGGCATCGAAGCCTGGGGAGGTGCGAGAGGGACTGACTACCGAGCCTCTGGTGGCTTTGAGTGGCAGTTCTGA
- a CDS encoding CAAD domain-containing protein — protein MASDTPSESKPPQADITVLGQEDVQNAAPAPVPAPAADPAPAPELTSPSIAERVSVPETPSSSDASEEGGEWDLLSTKVRQWLAENDLADQWQRLRKPLLLIAGLIAFILVLRIYGGILDAIATIPLAPRLFELVGVIYATWFATTRLVRSEERHKISAAVSDLWSSMRGKQST, from the coding sequence ATGGCGTCCGACACACCCTCCGAATCAAAGCCACCCCAAGCCGACATCACGGTGCTGGGTCAAGAGGATGTTCAAAACGCAGCCCCGGCTCCAGTTCCAGCTCCGGCTGCAGATCCAGCCCCAGCCCCCGAGCTGACCTCGCCCTCGATCGCCGAGAGGGTGAGCGTTCCTGAAACGCCCTCCAGCAGCGACGCCTCTGAAGAAGGCGGCGAATGGGATCTGCTCAGCACCAAGGTTCGTCAGTGGCTGGCTGAGAATGACCTGGCCGATCAATGGCAGCGGCTGCGCAAGCCGCTTCTTCTAATTGCAGGGCTGATCGCCTTCATTCTCGTGCTCAGGATCTATGGAGGGATCCTGGATGCCATTGCCACCATTCCCCTCGCCCCACGGCTTTTTGAGCTGGTGGGTGTGATTTACGCCACCTGGTTTGCCACCACACGCTTGGTTCGCAGCGAGGAGCGCCACAAAATCAGCGCCGCGGTCAGCGACCTCTGGAGCAGCATGCGCGGCAAGCAATCCACCTGA
- the trxA gene encoding thioredoxin — MSSAAAVTDASFEQDVLQSDVPVLVDFWAPWCGPCRMVAPIVDEISKEFEGKIKVFKLNTDENPNVASQFGIRSIPTLMVFKGGQKVDTVVGAVPKATLSGTIAKYL; from the coding sequence ATGTCCAGCGCTGCCGCTGTTACCGACGCTTCATTCGAACAGGACGTCCTCCAAAGTGACGTCCCCGTGCTGGTTGATTTCTGGGCTCCCTGGTGCGGCCCTTGCCGGATGGTGGCCCCCATCGTGGACGAGATCTCCAAGGAATTTGAAGGCAAGATCAAGGTGTTCAAACTGAACACCGACGAAAATCCCAACGTGGCCAGTCAGTTCGGGATCCGCAGCATCCCGACCCTGATGGTGTTCAAGGGTGGCCAGAAAGTTGACACGGTTGTGGGCGCCGTACCCAAGGCAACCCTGTCTGGCACGATTGCTAAATATCTCTGA
- a CDS encoding GuaB3 family IMP dehydrogenase-related protein: protein MDIQLGRSKVVRRAYGIDEIALVPGGRTVDPEVTDTRWTLGGIEREIPIIASAMDGVVDVEMAVQLSKLGALGVLNLEGVQTRYDDPTDALDRIASVGKDAFVPLMQELYSEPVQERLIRKRIQAIKANGGIAAVSGTPVAAMRFGKAIAEAGADLFFVQATVVSTEHIGPEGRESLNLEALCRDMGVPVVIGNCVTYDVALQLMRAGAAGVMVGIGPGAACTSRGVLGVGIPQATAVADCAAARADYERESGRYVPIVADGGIVTGGDICKCIACGADAVMIGSPIARAEEAPGRGFHWGMATPSPVLPRGTRINVGSTGSLERILRGPAKLDDGTHNLLGALKTSMGTLGARTIKEMQSVEVVVAPSLLTEGKVYQKAQQLGMGK, encoded by the coding sequence GTGGACATTCAGCTCGGACGCTCCAAGGTTGTACGCCGGGCCTATGGCATCGATGAGATTGCCCTGGTTCCAGGCGGTCGAACCGTGGATCCCGAGGTCACAGACACCCGGTGGACGCTCGGTGGCATTGAACGGGAGATCCCGATCATCGCCAGCGCCATGGATGGTGTGGTGGATGTTGAGATGGCCGTGCAGCTGTCCAAGCTGGGTGCTCTCGGTGTGCTCAATCTCGAAGGAGTCCAAACCCGTTACGACGATCCCACCGATGCCCTCGATCGCATCGCATCTGTCGGGAAAGACGCGTTCGTACCGCTGATGCAGGAGCTCTACAGCGAGCCCGTGCAGGAGCGCCTGATCCGCAAACGCATCCAGGCCATCAAGGCCAATGGCGGCATCGCCGCCGTCAGCGGCACCCCAGTTGCCGCCATGCGCTTCGGCAAGGCCATTGCCGAAGCGGGTGCCGATCTGTTCTTCGTTCAGGCCACGGTGGTCTCAACGGAGCACATCGGCCCGGAAGGTCGCGAAAGCCTGAACCTGGAAGCGCTCTGCCGGGATATGGGTGTGCCGGTTGTGATTGGAAACTGCGTCACCTACGACGTGGCACTTCAACTAATGCGCGCTGGAGCTGCAGGCGTGATGGTGGGGATCGGCCCAGGCGCGGCCTGCACATCGCGGGGCGTTCTGGGTGTAGGCATCCCCCAGGCCACCGCTGTTGCCGACTGCGCCGCTGCCCGCGCCGACTACGAACGGGAAAGCGGTCGTTACGTGCCGATCGTTGCTGACGGGGGCATCGTCACTGGGGGAGACATCTGCAAATGCATCGCCTGCGGCGCTGATGCCGTGATGATCGGCTCGCCCATCGCCCGGGCAGAGGAGGCCCCAGGACGTGGGTTCCACTGGGGCATGGCCACACCCAGCCCAGTGCTGCCTCGAGGAACTCGGATCAACGTTGGGAGCACTGGAAGCCTGGAGAGAATCCTGCGGGGGCCAGCGAAGCTGGATGACGGAACACACAACCTGCTCGGCGCCCTCAAAACCTCCATGGGGACCCTCGGAGCCCGCACCATCAAGGAGATGCAATCCGTTGAGGTGGTGGTGGCCCCTTCCCTGCTAACCGAAGGCAAGGTGTACCAGAAAGCCCAGCAACTGGGCATGGGCAAATAG
- the crtL gene encoding lycopene beta cyclase: MADTADVLVIGGGPAALCIASELHQRGVVVEGIAPNPVDAPWPNTYGIWADELKMVGLEQLLEHRWSDTVSYFGEGGIKAQDQSHGHGIDYGLFDRSALQRYWLERAEGVVWHQDTAERVEAGAATTTVTSASGVTLQARLVIDASGSRTPHIRRPDQGPVAGQAAYGVVGRFSKPPIEAGRFVLMDYRCDHLSEEQRSEPPTFLYAMDLGEGVFFVEETSLALAPGVPYDVLKQRLQQRLDQRAVEITEVIHEEFCLFPMNLPLPDRSQPLLAFGGAASMVHPASGYMVGALLRRGPDLAQALAEVLANPALGSEALARRGWQALWPIELVLRHQLYQFGLSRLMGFNEALLRTHFATFFSLPREEWFGFLTNTLPLPRLMGVMLRLFALSPWELRRGLVLGASPRKKPRW, encoded by the coding sequence TTGGCTGATACCGCCGATGTGTTGGTGATCGGGGGCGGTCCGGCCGCCCTTTGCATCGCTTCTGAATTGCATCAGCGCGGCGTGGTGGTTGAGGGCATTGCACCGAATCCGGTGGATGCCCCTTGGCCGAACACCTACGGGATTTGGGCCGATGAACTGAAAATGGTGGGACTCGAGCAGCTACTGGAGCACCGCTGGAGTGACACAGTCAGTTATTTCGGCGAAGGCGGCATAAAGGCTCAGGATCAGAGTCATGGCCATGGCATCGACTACGGCCTGTTCGACCGGTCTGCCCTCCAGCGCTATTGGCTGGAGCGGGCTGAAGGGGTGGTGTGGCATCAAGACACGGCGGAACGGGTGGAGGCTGGGGCTGCGACCACCACGGTGACAAGCGCGTCGGGCGTCACGTTGCAGGCGCGTTTGGTGATTGATGCCTCCGGTTCACGCACACCCCACATCCGGCGGCCGGATCAGGGGCCGGTGGCGGGCCAGGCGGCCTACGGCGTGGTGGGGCGCTTCTCCAAGCCGCCGATTGAGGCCGGCCGGTTTGTGTTGATGGACTACCGCTGTGATCACCTCAGTGAGGAACAGCGCAGCGAACCACCAACGTTCTTGTACGCCATGGATCTGGGCGAAGGGGTGTTCTTCGTGGAAGAAACCTCGCTCGCTTTGGCGCCCGGTGTTCCCTACGACGTGCTCAAGCAACGCCTGCAGCAGCGCTTGGATCAGCGTGCTGTGGAGATCACCGAGGTGATCCATGAGGAGTTCTGCCTCTTTCCGATGAACCTGCCGCTGCCAGACCGGAGCCAGCCGCTGCTGGCCTTCGGTGGTGCGGCGAGCATGGTGCACCCGGCCTCGGGCTACATGGTGGGAGCGCTGCTGCGCCGGGGGCCTGATCTGGCTCAGGCCTTGGCGGAAGTGCTGGCTAATCCAGCGTTGGGCTCAGAGGCTTTAGCGCGTCGGGGCTGGCAGGCGCTCTGGCCAATCGAGTTGGTGTTGCGTCATCAGCTCTATCAGTTTGGCCTGAGCCGCTTGATGGGCTTCAACGAAGCCTTGTTGCGCACCCACTTCGCCACCTTCTTTTCGCTGCCGCGGGAGGAGTGGTTTGGCTTCCTCACCAATACGTTGCCCTTGCCGCGCTTGATGGGCGTGATGCTGCGCTTGTTTGCCCTTTCGCCCTGGGAGTTGAGGCGGGGGTTGGTGTTGGGGGCAAGCCCTCGCAAGAAGCCCCGTTGGTGA
- the gyrA gene encoding DNA gyrase subunit A, translating into MADPVGPGSGGPGDSDDRIIQTDLRNEMSRSYLEYAMSVIVGRALPDARDGLKPVHRRILYAMYELGLTSDRPYRKCARVVGEVLGKYHPHGDTAVYDALVRMAQDFSMSMPLIDGHGNFGSVDNDPPAAMRYTESRLKALTTDSLLEDIEAETVDYADNFDGSQQEPTVLPSRIPQLLLNGSAGIAVGMATNIPPHNLGELIAGLLALIENPELSDQELMALIPGPDFPTGGQILGRTGIKEAYLSGRGSVTMRGVAAIETLEVPGRPDRDAVIITALPYQTNKAAMIERIAEMVNDKKLEGISDIRDESDRDGMRIVVELRRDAYPQVVLNNLYKLTPLQSNFSAHMLALVNGEPILLTLRKMLDVFLDFRVETIERRTRYFLRKAEERDHILLGLLLALDQLDPIIALIRAAPDTATARTQLQERHGLSEVQADAILQMQLRRLTALEADKIRLEHEDLVTKIADYKDILGRRERVFGIIQDELGQLRDRHAIPRRTEILDLGGGLDDIDLIANERSVVLLTETGYLKRMPVSEFEATSRGTRGKAGTRSQGEEAVKLFIGCNDHDTLLLFSDRGVAYALPAYRVPQCSRTAKGTPVVQLLPIPREEAITSLLAVSEFNDETDLLMLTQGGFIKRTRLSAFSNIRSNGLIAIGLEDGDALTWVRLSVPGDSVLIGSKAGMTIHFRLADGELRPLGRTARGVRSMNLRKGDSLVSMDVLPAELADQIAASADDAGDGDDAGDVAETAVAAEGPWVLVASASGLGKRVPVTQFRLQKRAGMGLRAMRFRTDADELVGLRVLGAGEELLLVSEKGVIVRTSADAIPQQSRAATGVRLQRLDKGDRLADVVLVPPEAETDDDSEASAEESSEPSAES; encoded by the coding sequence ATGGCGGATCCAGTGGGGCCAGGCAGTGGCGGTCCCGGAGATTCCGACGATCGGATCATCCAGACGGATCTGCGCAACGAGATGTCGCGCTCGTATCTCGAGTACGCGATGAGCGTGATCGTGGGCCGGGCTTTGCCCGATGCTCGCGATGGTCTCAAACCCGTGCATCGGCGCATTCTTTACGCGATGTACGAGCTCGGACTCACCAGTGATCGGCCCTACAGAAAGTGTGCCCGTGTGGTGGGTGAGGTGCTCGGTAAGTACCACCCCCACGGCGACACGGCGGTCTACGACGCCCTGGTGCGCATGGCCCAGGACTTTTCCATGTCGATGCCCCTGATCGACGGCCACGGCAACTTCGGGTCGGTGGACAACGATCCGCCGGCGGCCATGCGTTACACAGAATCGCGGCTGAAGGCGCTCACCACCGACAGCCTGCTGGAAGACATCGAAGCTGAAACGGTCGACTACGCCGACAACTTCGATGGATCTCAGCAAGAGCCCACGGTGTTGCCATCGAGGATTCCTCAGCTGCTGCTGAATGGGTCTGCCGGCATCGCCGTGGGGATGGCCACCAACATCCCTCCCCACAACCTCGGAGAGTTGATTGCCGGCCTGCTGGCACTGATCGAGAACCCCGAACTCAGTGATCAGGAGTTGATGGCTCTGATCCCTGGGCCGGACTTTCCGACAGGGGGGCAGATTCTTGGACGCACAGGCATCAAGGAGGCTTATCTGAGCGGGCGAGGGTCCGTGACGATGCGCGGAGTGGCGGCGATCGAGACCCTTGAGGTGCCTGGCCGCCCGGACCGTGACGCCGTGATCATCACAGCGCTGCCGTACCAGACCAACAAGGCGGCGATGATCGAACGCATCGCTGAGATGGTGAACGACAAAAAGCTCGAGGGGATTTCGGACATCCGCGATGAGAGCGACCGCGATGGCATGCGCATCGTTGTGGAGCTGCGCAGAGATGCCTACCCCCAGGTGGTGCTGAACAACCTCTACAAACTCACCCCACTGCAGAGCAATTTCAGCGCGCACATGTTGGCGCTGGTGAATGGTGAGCCGATCCTGCTCACCTTGCGCAAGATGCTCGATGTGTTCCTCGACTTCCGGGTCGAGACCATCGAACGCCGCACCCGTTATTTCCTGCGCAAGGCGGAAGAGCGGGACCACATCCTGCTGGGCTTGCTGCTGGCCCTCGATCAGCTCGACCCGATCATTGCCTTGATCCGGGCTGCTCCCGATACGGCCACAGCGCGCACGCAGCTGCAGGAGCGTCATGGTTTGTCTGAGGTGCAGGCGGACGCGATCCTGCAGATGCAGCTGCGGCGGCTCACGGCCCTCGAGGCGGACAAGATCCGGTTGGAGCACGAGGATCTGGTCACCAAGATCGCCGACTACAAAGACATCCTTGGCCGGCGCGAGCGGGTGTTCGGAATCATTCAGGACGAACTGGGTCAGCTGCGCGACCGCCATGCCATCCCCCGGCGCACTGAAATTCTCGATCTCGGCGGCGGTCTGGATGACATCGACCTGATCGCCAATGAGCGCTCGGTGGTGTTGCTCACGGAAACCGGCTATCTGAAGCGGATGCCGGTGAGTGAATTCGAAGCCACAAGCCGTGGAACCCGCGGCAAGGCCGGTACCCGCAGTCAGGGTGAAGAAGCGGTGAAGCTGTTCATCGGCTGCAACGACCACGACACCTTGCTCTTGTTCAGCGATCGGGGCGTGGCCTATGCGCTGCCGGCTTATCGGGTGCCGCAGTGCAGCCGTACCGCCAAAGGCACGCCGGTGGTGCAGCTGCTGCCCATTCCTCGGGAGGAGGCGATCACCTCGTTGTTAGCCGTTTCGGAATTCAACGACGAAACCGATTTGTTGATGCTCACCCAGGGTGGCTTCATCAAGCGCACGCGGCTTTCGGCGTTCAGCAATATCCGTTCCAACGGCTTGATTGCCATTGGTCTGGAAGATGGCGACGCGCTCACCTGGGTGCGGTTGTCGGTTCCTGGCGACAGTGTGCTGATTGGCTCGAAGGCGGGGATGACGATCCACTTCCGCTTGGCCGATGGTGAGTTGCGCCCCCTGGGTCGCACCGCCCGTGGCGTGCGTTCGATGAACCTGCGCAAGGGCGACAGCTTGGTGAGCATGGATGTGCTGCCAGCGGAGTTGGCCGATCAGATTGCCGCCAGTGCTGATGATGCCGGGGATGGCGACGACGCCGGAGACGTTGCTGAAACGGCTGTGGCCGCGGAAGGCCCATGGGTGTTGGTGGCGTCGGCCTCTGGACTTGGCAAACGGGTGCCGGTTACGCAGTTCCGTTTGCAAAAGCGCGCTGGCATGGGCTTGCGGGCGATGAGGTTCCGCACCGATGCCGATGAGCTTGTGGGCTTGCGGGTGTTGGGGGCTGGAGAAGAGCTGTTGTTGGTGAGTGAAAAGGGTGTGATTGTGCGCACCAGCGCTGATGCCATTCCTCAGCAATCCCGCGCAGCCACCGGCGTTCGCTTGCAGCGGCTCGATAAGGGCGATCGCTTGGCGGATGTGGTGCTGGTGCCGCCCGAGGCGGAAACGGATGACGACAGCGAAGCCAGTGCAGAGGAGTCGTCTGAACCATCAGCTGAGAGCTGA